The sequence below is a genomic window from Cryobacterium arcticum.
GCTTCGCCAACGCCTGACCCGGCCCACCCCAACCCCGAAAGCAGCCATGTCGCTTCCCCCGCTTCCCCTCGACGCCATTGACGTCGGCCTGCACGTTCCCGACTGGCGTGCCGCGATCGGAGCCGCGGGTGCGGCGCTCGAGAGAAGCGGCTCCACCGCCCCGGGCTACACCGAGCGCATGGTGGGCGTGATCGAGGAGTTCGGCGCCTACGTGGTGATCGCGCCCGGGCTGGCCCTGGCGCACGCCAGGCCGGGGCCCGATGTGCTCACCGAGGGTCTGAGCGTGGTGACGTTGGCCGATCCCGTCGCGTTCGGGCATCCGCACAACGACCCGGTCAGCGTGGTGCTCGGCCTGGCCGTGACCACGGGGGACGAGCACGTGCACTTCGTCGCCGAACTCGCCAACGTGTTCAACGATTCGAGCATCATCCCGGCACTGGCAGCGGCGCCGGACGCCGAAACCGTACGCTCACTTCTGGGCATTGCGGCACCAACAGGGCACGCAGCCACCGAAGAGGAGTCATCATGAAGATCGTCGCACTGTGCGGAGTGGGAATCGGCACGTCCGCCATTCTCAAGGTCAACGCCGAACGCGCCCTCGAGCGCCTCGACATCCAGGCGGACGTCACCGCCGCCGACATCGCCAGCGTCAAGCTGGCCGCCGCCGACGCGCAGGTCATCCTCACGTCGAGCGAGCTGGTGCCGTCGATCGGCAAGACCAACGCCGACGTCATCATCATCGACAACTTCTTCGACCTCGACGAACTGACCGCCAAGCTCGAGACCGCGCTGGGCTAGCCCGGCCGGCCCGGGTCGCAGCGCGACCCGGGCGCCGTGGTTCAGCCGATCAGCGCTCGCATGCCGCGGTCGAGTTCGGCCAGGGCGTCGGA
It includes:
- a CDS encoding PTS sugar transporter subunit IIA is translated as MSLPPLPLDAIDVGLHVPDWRAAIGAAGAALERSGSTAPGYTERMVGVIEEFGAYVVIAPGLALAHARPGPDVLTEGLSVVTLADPVAFGHPHNDPVSVVLGLAVTTGDEHVHFVAELANVFNDSSIIPALAAAPDAETVRSLLGIAAPTGHAATEEESS
- a CDS encoding PTS sugar transporter subunit IIB, producing the protein MKIVALCGVGIGTSAILKVNAERALERLDIQADVTAADIASVKLAAADAQVILTSSELVPSIGKTNADVIIIDNFFDLDELTAKLETALG